The following nucleotide sequence is from Ochotona princeps isolate mOchPri1 chromosome 24, mOchPri1.hap1, whole genome shotgun sequence.
CGGGAGAAGCCCGGGGAGGTGGCAGGGTGGAGGAATGGGGGGGGAAGTCTCACTTACCGGTGATCTCCACCACGCCGTCCTTGGTCTTGACCGTCAGCTCCTCGGGGGCGAAGTGGTTGACGTCCAAGGCGACGCGCCAGCGGTCAGCCGTGTGCCGGATCTCGGAGACGCCGCTGCTGAGCTGCCGGCTGAGCGCACGGCTGTAGGCGGGCGCGGCCACGGCGGGGACCTCGGCGGCGGGCAGCGGGCGCACGTAGCCCGGCCAGCCGCTGCCGCCGAACCACTGAGCCCACTCCTCGGGCAGCCGCGCCAGCCCGAAAGCCTGGTCGAAGAGGCGGCTGGGCGCCGGGTACCAGTCGCGGAACGGGTCCCAGCTCGGGCTGCGCAGGAGCGAGAAGGGCACGCGGCGCTCGGTCATGGTGGCGGAGCTGTGCTGAGTCGCGTTCCAGTTGCGGGTGCGGAGCGGTGTTGTACTCAGGAGGGCTCCCCTGGGCTCTTTTATGGGCCTCCAGCCGGGTATTTTTAGCAGGCGGTGCCTCAGGCCTCTATTAATGGCCAGGATCAGCTGGGGGTCGCTCCGCCTCCTGAATTCCTCCCCCAGAAAGGCgaggtggggcggggcggggaagGTTCTGCCCACATCTGGAACCTTCTCCTGTTTGGGAAGACAAATGCGTGGAGCCGCAGCCACCGCCCCCGCCCCGGTCGGTGGGAGGGTTGAGGGCTGGAGCGGTGCCCTGGGCAGggccctgcagcctgggcagTCAAGCACAGGCCTTAGGACAGGTTGGAAGTGGCAGGGCCAGGAAttagggagctggggagggggcgcT
It contains:
- the HSPB1 gene encoding heat shock protein beta-1 — translated: MTERRVPFSLLRSPSWDPFRDWYPAPSRLFDQAFGLARLPEEWAQWFGGSGWPGYVRPLPAAEVPAVAAPAYSRALSRQLSSGVSEIRHTADRWRVALDVNHFAPEELTVKTKDGVVEITGKHEERQDEHGYISRCFTRKYTLPAGVDPTLVSSSLSPEGTLTVEAPLPKPATQSAEITIPVTFEARAQLGGPEAGKSEPPASQ